The sequence AACCACTAagcatattgaaaaagcgggggtataacaacaacaCCTAATAATTAtttcggaaatatgtatggaataaactccaatgtaattccgagagcaccaaattaaaagcgagactcaatcaagaattatatcaaagagtttatatctctttctcagtacgatcagcaaatcaaacagatagaaatctgcaagtctgattgatatgagaaataacttggacggtacaaaagaccaatgcccaagtgtcaatcaagttctatttAACAAACAAGGTCGTTTTTTTCAACTAATTAaagtacgcacaacctgtgatatttcaattatataaaaatataatgcggaaaagaaataacacagacaccagaaatttttttaacgaggaaaccgcaaatgcagaaaaacccgggacctagtccagatttgaacatcacattgtattaagtcgctacagactctagcctactataaatttttggactggaatatagttgagccctaaccaagtctcacactgattaaggtacagtcgcgttgcctacgcctctagaaccacgccggattctgcgcacttgattcccttagctgatcttactcgtaattaagagttgctacgacccaaattcgaagactcataaacaaatatgtctcccacggatatgtATATTCTTTATTctctttttgttccgtcttttgataaatcaaggtgaacatgaaccaattgataattcgttcTTATACTCCTGaaaagcagcctagaaatatcaatcacctcacaataacccaactgattaacagaaaaagttatagcagaatcacaagagtctgagacgaagaactgttgtgattactttttatatcttacctatcggagataaatctcgagtaaatatcagagaagataaaactcaatattatagaaaaagtaagatcagaatacacaactacagagaaaatagttggatctggcttcacgaatcccaatgaagtcttcaagtcgttaacctgtaatggttttaggaaaaacctaggttaaaggagaatcgactctagtacgcaactaggaacacacataagtatggggattaggttttcccattgctagagttctcccttataaagtctttaaaatcaggtttgctttcaatcaaagctaagataacttagtaacacaacattcaatattcaccgttagatgaaaacataatataagattcaagctaagtctgcttaaaaataaagcaatcaatctccaccgttagatagtcttagcttgttacacaaaagtgaaatataccttcatttagatatgggttaccgtacctaaacgtatatattgagttggctcaataatagttaaccgaagttagctatatgaacacttttgtcttagccgtattcatctaacacttctaaatcaaatatgaatatcaatcaatcatgaaagataatcaaatgaatctaattgtgtttcagatagagttgttcaattgttcattatctcaaagaaatatatataaacaaattgaatcgaaatcggtttgattcgtaattgtacaaagtacttatacaagaataatttcatgaacattaatccacggtttacaaagattgcattccttaattcataaatattttagttcatgagtatgagaatcatacatgatCGATTCTATAACTTCACCACTGTGTTtgccaaccaggtacgcgaacagcagctccggacatTGGCTTAGTCAAGCCggtcgcaaacccggttcgcaaacagccgtcccggacccaactcaggtaaacccgttcgcatactaggtacgcgaaaaagagttccagaccttctcaggtaaatccgttcgcatactaggtacgcaaacaagagttccggaccttctcaggtaaatccgtgttgtatccagacatgggtaaacgttccaaactctcatttcaatcatttaaacatccttggaagatgacaatggttgtctcacacaaaccatcatattcaagtaattttcaagtgatcgaatgatcaatacgaaacttcccaagctaacatcaaattactgtctcgcacaaactatataagatgttcaaggtaattttcacatgatcatcttttgacttatatttagtttccaacaaataaattatttccaactaaactcgtcaagaatatgatgatcctagctaaagcaaaaagcttccaacacatatttcgagaaatagataagcgagataaactcgactcgaaatatcaaatgtgtataatgcaaaagtctatatagctatacgacttagtatcattagaatatagaatagaatagacttctgagggatagataagttttagtctccacatacctttttttgatgaagttcctacaagatcctcagtagatcttcgtctccaattggtgaacgtcgtgaagtctaaagctcaactacacattatatcctaatccgagacatagctataagtagactagaaatcaagtatatagttttgatcaactaaacttgacaaacaatcttgagatagcaatgttTGGGAGTTCGacggagcagtgctctaacacatatatTATGGGATTGACCTTTTGCGAAGGAATTTTGGACTTCTATCCCTAGTGCACAGCGCAATATGGAGTCAGCTGATACCACTATTGAAAACAGAATGAGTTTTGTAATCTTGATGAAGATTAGGATAGTGAAAATGGCTAATGCTAGTTGGGAGATATGAAAAGCAAGGTGCCCAGTTGTTTTCTAAGGAATGAAGCCAAACCCAGTGATGGTCATTTGCAATATACGATACCTCAATATTATGACTGGAATAGCAATGAGGAAAAGCCAAGCCTTGATAAACAATAACAATCTGAATCCTCCTTCACCTATTACAATGACAACCTCCAAACTCTAACTCATACTCTATATGTTGTGAGTCTTTTAAAACTGTCTTAAATGAAAATTACACATGAATAGGACTAATTTTGCGTAATTTACAGGTGCATTTGAACAAGGAAGGTGCATCTATGAGCATGGACATTTAGATGCGGAACAAGCAGAGGTAGTTGGTTTGTTGCATGTTATACGATGGGCAGAAGATCTGAACCTGCAACAAGTTTGCTTTGAGATTGATGCACAGAATGTAACAGATGCAGCGAATGGGGACTACCAGAAAGTTAAGTGGGAGCATCAACCACTTATCTAAGATGCTACAAATTATTTGAGCAAACATCTATTATGGACTTGCGAATTCAATAATAGGAAAATAAATAAGCCAGTTGATAAAATGGCTTGATATTCTCGCATTTATAAAGTTTCTAGAGTTTGGATCACGAATCCACCAAACTTCATTGTATCAGTAATTCAAGCTGATGTGAACTCTCTTTCCGTTTCCagagattaataaaatttctttttagtatccaaaaaaaaaaagtcatcagAATATATATAAAAAGTTATTTGGGGATACTAAAAGATAaaatatgtttcaaaaaaaaaaaactaaacgatAAAATCTGGGAACATTATTTAATTACCCCTCAAAATTCGCCCTTAAAATATACCCTTATCCAATTTTTAAAAATATCCCTATCTTCTGAAAAGTAAAAGCGACTAGCACAAGTTGCTTTCAGAAATGGACATAATTAGCACAAGTTGTTTCCAGAAGTGGACGCAACTGGatacaagttgcttccaaaaagtggaagcaactttctcaagtactccaaaaaaaatattttttacccCTCGGAGATATTTGTGCAAGGTCAACAAAAATGGAAGGTATTTATAACATTGCCACTAGAATTATGATTGTGAGTAGAGCTGATACAAACGAATCTTGCAGGTCTCAAAAGCAATTCATAATCTTAGTAGACTACGCATGCCAGTCTAAACCATGCTCTTACCGCCTCttccctttcttcttttttttttttttttctttttaatacacTTAGCAGACAGTAATCCAGCTGTACAGCCTAGGGAAATGGGCAGTGATTACACCAGAAAGGCTTGTCCGACTCCAAAGTCCAAACCTATACTTTTACTGCAATTGTTGGACGACATTTTTCTGCAATTTTCTACATCCAATGATCCATGATTGCATTTTCCATTAGAATGTTTTTTTACAGGAACGATTTTCATGGAACTGCTCAAAATAGGAACCTAGTATAGAAGCAAAGATCTCATATGGCAACACATTTTGGGTACTAGTGGTAAATATCAGTTGCAATACGGCCAGATACCTGTGTGATTACTCGCAGGATTTCACATAAGGCCTTGGAATGTATTTTTACTGCTGACAGACTGAATGTTAAGCTTGTGAAGATAAGTATAGAAGGTTATTTAGCACCTACGCTGTGTTGTACCTTCCAACCGGTGAGTAGTCACAATCACAACTGTACAATGTTAGGGTCATTACTTTGTAATTTTACCACTCAGAGGGAAATAGCATTTAGGATCATAAAGCTTATTTGTTGGTGCACATCCACCTATATGCAAAAAGTTCTGACAATACAACCAAGTAATGCTAGAGATTGAAATACTAAACCAGTTTATGAAGAGGCAAAAAACTGAACATGTATTTTTAACTTTcatgcaaggaaaagaaaaatcctTGCAATCAGTCCAGAGTAGACCAAACACAAGTTTGCATAAAAACAAGATCCTCATAACAGACTTAGGTACCAAATCTATTCTTCGACAAGAGGTTTACCGGTTAGAATATACATTCTACTAAAGACTTACCAAATCTTCTCACATAAATAAGTTTAGGTGCTTATCTAATCTTCCACTTTACGAATCCTTTTCATCATTGCTATCCAGCTCATTACCCATTACAGCTTCACTTTGTCGATCTCTGCTATCAGAATCAGTTTCTTCTGCCACTTTCTCACTATTAGTAGTTAAGCTACATACCTTCTCTTGTGATGACTCATCCATTTCCAAGTTATCTGGAGATGTGTTCTCATTTTTTGAGGTTCCATCAGCCTGAGATTTGTTTTCTACACACATTCTTTGTGAAACAAGTCTTTCTTGTACATTGGTTGTGTATTCTTGGGCATTTTGATCCTTGGAAGAGAGAGAAACATCCCCAGCACATAGATTCATGGTAGAGATTTCAGATGTAGGACTTCCTGTGAGCTCTTCGGGTTTCTTCACCCTTCGTTTAGTAACTAGACTTTTGTCATCCTCATCAATAATGTCAGTTACTGTTTCCAAGAGCCTCTTTCTTTTCGGTGCTGAAGATACTGGGATATCAACTGGTTCGCATTTGATGGCATATTCCTCGCCTTTCTGACCAAACAATGGCGCTTCTAATGATGTCAGACACTTTGTTGAGTTTGAAAGTCTCTCAATTGTATTGCCAGTTGATACGTCCAGTCTTTGTTTGCATCCGACGCCACAAGTATGCTTTGGCCTGATCTCGTTATCGTTCTCATTCTCACTGATACCAGCGGGTTGTTTGCTATCTTGCATAGACAGGCCTATCTCTCTCTCTTTCGGCTCAAATCTATTAGTGCATTCCATCTGGAATAGTGAAACAGCATTCTCATTGTCTTCATTCAAGATTACTGAAGGCTCTGATTGCTTTTCAATCGGCATAGGGCCTGCAAAAAAGTCAGAAAGAGACAATGTCAAAAGACAGTAAAATGAAAGCAAGTTATTGAAAAGATCTTCAACTCCTTGTAATATCTAGCAGAGGAAACTAGATGGTCAGCTGACCAATGCCTCGACGCCAAAGATCTATGGTTTTCAAGGGCTACAAATGGATCTATTTCTAGTGCAAACAGATTCGTAGGACAAGTTATGGCTATTGCAAGTGACTGCATGTCCCTCCTCAAGTGAACCAAAACAGGACATATGATTGATAAATGGAGACAATTCAAACAACAGCTAAGCAAACGATCGCAAAAAACTGTCAATCCAACTAATATTGCAAATAACAAATTCCCCCAACCAAAAAAACAACAGTAAACTACAGTCCTGCAAGTAGGCTAGTATAATGAGCGCCAAAAATGTAGACGGTATCAGGTTGCAAATCACGAATTAAACGGAAGCTCATAGACATCTTAGTCAGAAGCTTTAGTATTTGGCCTATTGCTAGCAACTGCTGCCGTAACTAGTAATTACACTTACGTATAGAACGAAACATAAGCAATCCAAGAGTCAAGAAAAAAACTAGTTCATGGGATATAGAGAAGTTAACTGTTGATGGATATTGAAACTAGGAATCTTCCTCGATGTCAGTATATTAACGTGGGACAACCATTGGTAAACTAGCACGTATCACATATGAAAAATATAGACCCATAGAGACAGACCATCTAGATTTTCATGCAATGGGAAAGGTTTGAGATAGTCACACAAAAATCTAAGTACAGTGGAGTTTGCATTCACTCAAATAAGTGTGAATGAACACGAAATACAACAGCCAAGACACACAAGTACCAAGTATAAATGATCATGAAACCCATTAAGCATATTTTCATCAACAAATTACGAATTAGCCGCCAATGGATAGACAGAGAAAGAAAGGAACAGCCTATATGAAATTAATGACTGATAAGAATAACAAAGTAGTGCGAGTGAAAATGTCAATTTTCACCACCCAGGGTTCACATGAGCACAGAGAATAACAAGGCAGTGACAGACTGACAGTGAAAACTTATTAACAAACGGATTTGATATATGTAAAGAACGACAAGGAAGAGAATGTTAATTCATAACTGAGATGTGCTCACCTCTGTTTACATGAGGAGAGGAATGCAATTTGATATCCCCACTGAGCTGACTAGATTTCTCTTCTACCAAATTCTTAATTACCTCTTGCAAGGAAACGACTCTTTCTTCtgctttcttttctctttcggACAAAACCTTTCGATCTTCAGTTAGAGACGTAATTTGCTTTTTCAGTTACAAGGCCGTTTTGTAGCCTTCAAGTTCATCCACAGAAAGTTGTAATCAACGCTAAGTCCTTCAACTTACTTTCACACTCAATATGTTCCGCTGCCTTCTTCTGAAGCTCTACCGAAAAACCATGACACATGACTTTGTAATCGTCTAATTCTTTCAGATACAAGGCTGTTTGACTCTCAGACTCCCTAAGCTTGATCTTCAAAACTTCACACTCATCCTCTGCCCTTCTTTTGTCACGCCCCAAATGCCCAATCACCTTCTTGAGCCTGTCAATTCAATTTCCCGTCTCATTCTTGTTGCTCTTACTTCATCTTCTAAGCTCCCAACCCATTGATTCAGGTCAGCACACATTCTCTTGTGCTCCATGAGATCATTATCAAGAGAAACCACCAATCCGGTTCTCTCCTTAAACCTAGCATACATCTCATCATGCTTACCTTTATAAATATTCAACTGTTTCTCCAAGCCAACTTGACTCTTCCGACTCCATTTGACTTGTGACTCCAAATCCTTACACCTTCTCTTGAGCTCCTCAATCTGTCCATTCAAATTATCACACGTCGTTTTGTACTTATTGAGCTCACCATCCATCTCATTACACTGTGTCTCCAAATCAACTTCATGTATCACCTTCGGTTCTGAGTGTGTGCTCGATTCCTCACACCTTCTCCTCAACCCCTCAATATGCTTAGCATACATTTCATCATACTTAGCTTTATAAATGTCCAATTGTTTCTCCAAACCATGTTGACTCTTCCGCCTTTTGTCGACTTGTGTCTTCAAATCCTTACACCTTCTCTTGTACTTCTCCACCTGTCTTTTCGAATCATCACACTTCTTCTTGTACTTGTTGAGCTCAACATGCGTCTCATAACCCTGAGCTTTACAATCTTTCAACTCTCTCTCCAAATCAGCTTCCTGCTTCAGCTTCGATTCCACTTGTGTGTTCAATTCCTCACACCTTGTCTTCAACTCCTCAATATGCTCATTCAATTTACCACACACTATCTGGTACTTGAGCTTATCATTCTCAGTTTCAGAAACCTCATTTGTCAAGTCCTTCAACTTACCCTCAACAATGTCAGAACCCAAATTCTTGTCCTGAAATTGGGCATCTAACATCATACTTAACTTTATAAGCATTCAACTCATCATTCTGAGACATACATTGACTCTGTAACACAAAGGATTTCTCCTTccagaaatcaatttcttcaCATTTTTTTCTTATCTCACACTGATACTGATGAACAACTATATCCATTACTCTGCAAATACAATAAAAAAACCTTATTACGAAAAAGGGTTTCTCTAAAAATGAGTCAAAAACTCAAAActatgaaaaacaatgaaatggGGGTCTAGTTTAGAAACAACACAGTATGAGTAAAAGTACTAAAGATTAACCTAGAAACATTCACGATCATAAAACATAGTTTCAGAATACCCATTTTCTTAAGTAGTCAGCATCAAAACTCATCAAGATTTCTTAAGCCCTCTCTACTCTCATAGTGTTTTCCAAAACCCTTGAAAACAAAAAAAGTATAGCTAGAGCTAAAGAGAAAGGGAGAGAGAGATACTTACAGAAGGAAGAAATCTGAAAGGTGAGGAAGAGGATGGTGAACTTGATGATGAAGGAAGGAGCAGCAAGCAACAATAGCAGGTGCGAGAATAGAGGATGAAAAACTTGCTATAAGAGGTAAGCGGTCATGTGCAGTAGGAAAAAAACGCCATAAAGCAGCTGCAGCAAGGCTGAGCCTGAACCACAGTGAGGGCCTGTCCGTTAATAACAATGAATTCTTTACTATTTTACCCCAATAACGTTTCAACCTGACGTGAGAAGGACGGATTTAGATAAGAATGTTAAATTTTTGTCCAGATTTACCCCTGCGCAGTTCAACTTTATTGAGGAGTGAGATGTCTTATTGACACTGTTGACTGGTCTTTAACTCTTTCCGGAAAGAAATTGTAAATTTTGATAGAGGTGCTCAACGTATCAATCTTATTATAGGGCGgcattgtgatagtaatgtccctttagttggttaggggatgtccaaaAAGGGATGTAAATTAATTacattacccttttcaccttaaatcaaccaaaatcggatcaattttttttaaaatttaatgaatcagaaaaaatcgaatcagtttttttttttcatcttctcttttcCTCCATCAactgtaacctccattaaaactggaAAATtcgtcgtcttcgattaatcagcgattcgaaaattaaccatttgtaatgacttatatgaggtatattatgaaaacccagttagggtttagtttattttgttcgacttaagtttaatttctatcagaaattagggttttaggtgaaaattgaaattcaaatttctgggtttatgtgagctacggttgattttaactctattacgaaccgtaactggagaatttgatgttgttacggttggtaatagttcaattaccaaccatatgttcttatatcttaaaattttcttcagttacggttggtaaccatttttatttaccaaccgtaactcagttacggttggtatcgagcatttggttaccaaccgtaactggttttacaattggatttttccccaaatttaaccagttacggttggtagttcatcttttacgaaccgtaacaataaattacggttggttacgagcgAAATGCCAACCGTAATTAGTTCTGAGAatgtaagaaattgaattttttttacgtatttgagcaacaaaaagctagttgggactgatttagaagtatacctggtcattttcaggcattgggttttcactttgttggttaatttcttcaattgattgagattgaccttcactttgggttaaaatTTCTCTACCatcttcaaactttttttttaaactctaaaatctgattttgttttgatttttagttaatataagtgaatttaatcattaacattaaacttgattatcatcactaaattaggttatcaattatgaggattaatttgtcatttccaattCTTTTTGATAAGAGACActttgaatgatcatgtaatgatcctttttgtcctattaaaatGCCACccttctaataaaccatgccgcccctctAGTGCACATTACGGTCGCCTTTGAAATTTAGCCAATTCGTTTCTATTGTTTAGAATTCAGAAACAAAATGTCATTTTGTAGATGTCAGATGGAAGcttgtttggttttgtttttggaGAAGTCTTTGCAGACCACCTGACCCAAGTAAACACCTGAATAACAACAACTCGGTACCAGGAAGAAGATTAGAGACTCCTCCCACTGGTCACGACTGTTGACACCTGCCAGAATACAAAGAAATTCATGTTACCCAGAATTCTCTTTGGAACGCGAGTAATGCATCCAAAGCGACCGCGGCCATTAGGTGACTAACTGCATTCACAATACATACCAGGCCATTGGGATTCCTTTAAACAGCTTTTGTTACTCATAGGAGAAAATCCTACTAGAACACAGTGAAAGCACTTCAAAGTTGAGCAGTGTCATTCTTGGCATCCAAGAGGCGCGACTAGGCAAGTAAACTAATCCTTCTCCATTCTTGGCCTCCAAGAATGGAGAATGAATTAGCCTAAAAGTTCTCCACAAAATAATGCAAATATCAAAAACAAAGACGCCTCTTCTATAACACAGTCTCAGAAGTTACACTTACATCCACATATCCAGAGCTGCACATTAGCAGTTTTTAATGAGTTTAtccgaaaagaaaaataaaagtttgCAACGCTCTGCCCAAGACTAGGTTGCCATCACACAACAAC comes from Papaver somniferum cultivar HN1 chromosome 7, ASM357369v1, whole genome shotgun sequence and encodes:
- the LOC113293456 gene encoding uncharacterized protein LOC113293456 codes for the protein MPIEKQSEPSVILNEDNENAVSLFQMECTNRFEPKEREIGLSMQDSKQPAGISENENDNEIRPKHTCGVGCKQRLDVSTGNTIERLSNSTKCLTSLEAPLFGQKGEEYAIKCEPVDIPVSSAPKRKRLLETVTDIIDEDDKSLVTKRRVKKPEELTGSPTSEISTMNLCAGDVSLSSKDQNAQEYTTNVQERLVSQRMCVENKSQADGTSKNENTSPDNLEMDESSQEKVCSLTTNSEKVAEETDSDSRDRQSEAVMGNELDSNDEKDS